A single genomic interval of Homo sapiens chromosome 17 genomic patch of type NOVEL, GRCh38.p14 PATCHES HSCHR17_3_CTG1 harbors:
- the FLII gene encoding protein flightless-1 homolog isoform X1 gives MEATGVLPFVRGVDLSGNDFKGGYFPENVKAMTSLRWLKLNRTGLCYLPEELAALQKLEHLSVSHNNLTTLHGELSSLPSLRAIVARANSLKNSGVPDDIFKLDDLSVLDLSHNQLTECPRELENAKNMLVLNLSHNSIDTIPNQLFINLTDLLYLDLSENRLESLPPQMRRLVHLQTLVLNGNPLLHAQLRQLPAMTALQTLHLRSTQRTQSNLPTSLEGLSNLADVDLSCNDLTRVPECLYTLPSLRRLNLSSNQITELSLCIDQWVHVETLNLSRNQLTSLPSAICKLSKLKKLYLNSNKLDFDGLPSGIGKLTNLEEFMAANNNLELVPESLCRCPKLRKLVLNKNHLVTLPEAIHFLTEIEVLDVRENPNLVMPPKPADRAAEWYNIDFSLQNQLRLAGASPATVAAAAAAGSGPKDPMARKMRLRRRKDSAQDDQAKQVLKGMSDVAQEKNKKQEESADARAPSGKVRRWDQGLEKPRLDYSEFFTEDVGQLPGLTIWQIENFVPVLVEEAFHGKFYEADCYIVLKTFLDDSGSLNWEIYYWIGGEATLDKKACSAIHAVNLRNYLGAECRTVREEMGDESEEFLQVFDNDISYIEGGTASGFYTVEDTHYVTRMYRVYGKKNIKLEPVPLKGTSLDPRFVFLLDRGLDIYVWRGAQATLSSTTKARLFAEKINKNERKGKAEITLLVQGQELPEFWEALGGEPSEIKKHVPEDFWPPQPKLYKVGLGLGYLELPQINYKLSVEHKQRPKVELMPRMRLLQSLLDTRCVYILDCWSDVFIWLGRKSPRLVRAAALKLGQELCGMLHRPRHATVSRSLEGTEAQVFKAKFKNWDDVLTVDYTRNAEAVLQSPGLSGKVKRDAEKKDQMKADLTALFLPRQPPMSLAEAEQLMEEWNEDLDGMEGFVLEGKKFARLPEEEFGHFYTQDCYVFLCRYWVPVEYEEEEKKEDKEEKAEGKEGEEATAEAEEKQPEEDFQCIVYFWQGREASNMGWLTFTFSLQKKFESLFPGKLEVVRMTQQQENPKFLSHFKRKFIIHRGKRKAVQGAQQPSLYQIRTNGSALCTRCIQINTDSSLLNSEFCFILKVPFESEDNQGIVYAWVGRASDPDEAKLAEDILNTMFDTSYSKQVINEGEEPENFFWVGIGAQKPYDDDAEYMKHTRLFRCSNEKGYFAVTEKCSDFCQDDLADDDIMLLDNGQEVYMWVGTQTSQVEIKLSLKACQVIWVEGGPRWACGQGRVITQGSLSPCQVYIQHMRSKEHERPRRLRLVRKGNEQHAFTRCFHAWSAFCKALA, from the exons ATGGAGGCCACCGGGGTGCTGCCGTTCGTGCGTGGCGTGGACCTCAGCGGCAACGACTTCAAG GGCGGCTACTTCCCTGAGAATGTCAAGGCCATGACCAGCCTGCGGTGGCTGAAGCTGAACCGCACTGGCCTCTGCTACCTGCCCGAGGAGCTGGCCGCCCTGCAGAAGCTG GAACACTTGTCTGTGAGCCACAACAACCTGACCACGCTTCATGGGGAGCTGTCCAGCCTGCCATCGCTGCGC GCCATCGTGGCCCGAGCCAACAGTCTGAAGAATTCCGGAGTCCCCGATGACATCTTCAAGCTAGATGATCTCTCAGTCCTG GACTTGAGCCACAACCAGCTGACAGAGTGCCCGCGGGAGCTGGAGAACGCCAAGAACATGCTGGTGCTGAACCTCAGCCACAACAG CATCGACACCATCCCCAACCAGCTCTTCATCAACCTCACTGACCTACTATACCTGGACCTCAGCGAGAACCGCCTGGAGAGCCTGCCCCCGCAGATGCGCCGCCTGGTGCACCTGCAGACGCTCGTGCTCAATGGAAACCCCCTGCTGCATGCACAGCTCCG GCAGCTCCCAGCGATGACGGCCCTGCAGACCCTGCACCTGCGGAGCACCCAGCGCACCCAGAGCAACCTGCCCACCAGCCTGGAGGGTCTGAGCAACCTCGCAG ACGTGGATCTGTCCTGCAATGACCTGACACGGGTGCCCGAGTGTCTGTACACCCTCCCCAGCCTGCGCCGCCTCAACCTCAGCAGCAACCAGATCACGGAGCTGTCCCTGTGCATAGACCAGTGGGTGCACGTGGAAACTCTGAACCTGTCCCGAAATCAGCTCACCTCACTGCCC TCAGCCATTTGCAAGCTGAGCAAGCTGAAGAAGCTGTACCTGAATTCCAACAAGCTGGACTTTGACGGGCTGCCCTCAGGCATTGGCAAGCTCACCAACCTGGAAGAGTTCATGGCTGCCAACAACAACCTGGAGCTGGTCCCTGAAAGTCTCTGCAG GTGCCCAAAGCTGAGGAAACTTGTCCTGAACAAGAACCACCTGGTGACCCTCCCAGAAGCCATCCATTTCCTGACGGAGATCGAG GTCCTGGATGTGCGGGAGAACCCCAACCTGGTCATGCCGCCCAAGCCCGCAGACCGTGCCGCTGAGTGGTACAACATCGACTTCTCGCTGCAGAACCAGCTGCGGCTAGCGGGTGCCTCTCCTGCTACCgtggctgcagctgcagctg CAGGGAGTGGGCCCAAGGACCCTATGGCTCGCAAGATGCGACTGCGGAGGCGCAAGGATTCAGCCCAGGATGACCAGGCCAAGCAGGTGCTGAAGGGCATGTCAGATGTTGCCCAGGAGAAGAACAAAAAGCAGGAG GAGAGCGCAGATGCCCGGGCCCCCAGCGGGAAGGTGCGGCGTTGGGACCAGGGCCTGGAGAAGCCCCGCCTTGACTACTCCGAGTTCTTCACGGAGGACGTGGGCCAGCTGCCCGGACTGACCATCTGGCAGATAGAGAACTTCGTGCCTGTGCTGGTGGAGGAAGCCTTCCACGGCAAGTTCTACGAGGCTGACTGCTACATTGTGCTCAAG ACCTTTCTGGATGACAGCGGCTCCCTCAACTGGGAGATCTACTACTGGATTGGCGGGGAGGCCACACTCGACAAGAAAGCTTGCTCTGCCATCCACGCTGTCAACTTGCGCAACTACCTGGGTGCTGAGTGCCGCACTGTCCGGGAGGAGATGGGCGATGAGAGCGAGGAGTTCCTGCAG gtGTTTGACAACGACATCTCCTACATTGAGGGTGGAACAGCCAGTGGCTTCTACACTGTGGAAGACACACACTATGTCACCAG GATGTATCGTGTGTATGGGAAAAAGAACATCAAGTTGGAGCCTGTGCCCCTCAAGGGGACCTCTCTGGACCCAAG GTTTGTTTTCCTGCTGGACCGAGGGCTAGACATCTACGTATGGCGGGGGGCCCAGGCCACACTGAGCAGCACCACCAAGGCCAG GCTCTTTgcagagaaaattaacaagaatgaGCGGAAAGGGAAggctgagatcacactgctggTGCAGGGCCAGGagctcccagagttctgggaggCACTGGGTGGGGAGCCCTCTGAGATCAAGAAGCACGTGCCTGAAGACTTCTGGCCGCCGCAGCCCAAGCTGTACAAG GTGGGCCTGGGCTTGGGCTACCTGGAGCTGCCACAGATCAACTACAAGCTCTCCGTGGAACATAAGCAGCGTCCCAAGGTGGAGCTGATGCCAAGAATGCGGCTG CTGCAGAGTCTGCTGGACACGCGCTGCGTGTACATTCTGGACTGTTGGTCCGACGTGTTCATCTGGCTCGGCCGCAAGTCCCCGCGCCTGGTGCGCGCTGCCGCCCTCAAGCTGGGTCAGGAGCTGTGCGGGATGCTGCACCGGCCACGCCATGCCACGGTCAGCCGCAGCCTCGAGGGCACCGAGGCGCAG GTGTTCAAGGCCAAGTTCAAGAATTGGGACGATGTGTTGACGGTGGACTACACACGCAATGCGGAGGCCGTGCTGCAGAGCCCGGGTCTCTCCGGGAAGGTGAAACGCGACGCCGAGAAGAAAGACCAGATGAAGGCTGACCTCACTGCGCTTTTCCTGCCGCGGCAGCCGCCCATGTCGCTGGCCgag GCGGAGCAGCTGATGGAGGAGTGGAACGAAGACCTAGACGGCATGGAGGGTTTCGTGCTGGAGGGCAAGAAGTTTGCGCGGCTGCCGGAAGAGGAGTTTGGCCACTTCTACACGCAGGACTGCTACGTCTTCCTCTGCAG GTACTGGGTGCCTGTGGAGTacgaggaggaggaaaagaaggaagacaaggaggagaAGGCCGAGGGCAAAGAAGGCGAGGAAGCAACCGCTGAGGCAGAGGAGAAGCAGCCAGAGGAGGACTTCCAGTGCATCGTGTACTTCTGGCAGGGCCGTGAAGCCTCCAATATGGGCTGGCTCACCTTCACCTTCAGCCTGCAAAAGAAGTTCGAGAGCCTCTTCCCTGGGAAGCTGGAG GTGGTACGCATGACGCAGCAGCAGGAGAACCCCAAGTTCCTGTCCCATTTCAAGAGGAAGTTCATCATCCACCGGGGCAAGAGGAAGGCGGTCCAGGGCGCCCAACAGCCCAGCCTCTACCAGATCCGCACCAACGGCAGCGCCCTCTGCACCCG GTGCATCCAGATCAACACCGACTCCAGCCTCCTCAACTCCGAGTTCTGCTTCATCCTCAAG GTTCCCTTTGAGAGTGAGGACAACCAGGGCATCGTGTATGCCTGGGTGGGCCGGGCATCAGACCCTGACGAAGCCAAGTTGGCAGAAGACATCCTGAACACCATGTTTGACACCTCCTACAGCAAGCAG GTTATCAACGAAGGTGAGGAGCCTGAGAACTTCTTCTGGGTGGGCATTGGGGCACAGAAGCCCTATGATGACGATGCCGAGTACATGAAACACACACGTCTCTTCCG GTGCTCCAACGAGAAGGGCTACTTTGCAGTGACTGAGAAATGCTCCGACTTTTGCCAAGATGACCTGGCAGATGATGACATCATGTTGCTAGACAATGGCCAAGAG GTCTACATGTGGGTGGGGACCCAGACTAGCCAGGTGGAGATCAAGCTGAGCCTGAAGGCCTGCCAGGTAATCTGGGTGGAGGGAGGGCCGAGGTGGGCCTGTGGGCAGGGCAGGGTCATCACCCAAGGCTCGCTGTCCCCTTGCCAGGTATATATCCAGCACATGCGGTCCAAGGAACATGAGCGGCCGCGCCGGCTGCGCCTGGTCCGCAAGGGCAATGAGCAGCACGCCTTTACCCGCTGCTTCCACGCCTGGAGCGCCTTCTGCAAGGCCCTGGCCTAA
- the FLII gene encoding protein flightless-1 homolog isoform 1 (isoform 1 is encoded by transcript variant 1), whose product MEATGVLPFVRGVDLSGNDFKGGYFPENVKAMTSLRWLKLNRTGLCYLPEELAALQKLEHLSVSHNNLTTLHGELSSLPSLRAIVARANSLKNSGVPDDIFKLDDLSVLDLSHNQLTECPRELENAKNMLVLNLSHNSIDTIPNQLFINLTDLLYLDLSENRLESLPPQMRRLVHLQTLVLNGNPLLHAQLRQLPAMTALQTLHLRSTQRTQSNLPTSLEGLSNLADVDLSCNDLTRVPECLYTLPSLRRLNLSSNQITELSLCIDQWVHVETLNLSRNQLTSLPSAICKLSKLKKLYLNSNKLDFDGLPSGIGKLTNLEEFMAANNNLELVPESLCRCPKLRKLVLNKNHLVTLPEAIHFLTEIEVLDVRENPNLVMPPKPADRAAEWYNIDFSLQNQLRLAGASPATVAAAAAAGSGPKDPMARKMRLRRRKDSAQDDQAKQVLKGMSDVAQEKNKKQEESADARAPSGKVRRWDQGLEKPRLDYSEFFTEDVGQLPGLTIWQIENFVPVLVEEAFHGKFYEADCYIVLKTFLDDSGSLNWEIYYWIGGEATLDKKACSAIHAVNLRNYLGAECRTVREEMGDESEEFLQVFDNDISYIEGGTASGFYTVEDTHYVTRMYRVYGKKNIKLEPVPLKGTSLDPRFVFLLDRGLDIYVWRGAQATLSSTTKARLFAEKINKNERKGKAEITLLVQGQELPEFWEALGGEPSEIKKHVPEDFWPPQPKLYKVGLGLGYLELPQINYKLSVEHKQRPKVELMPRMRLLQSLLDTRCVYILDCWSDVFIWLGRKSPRLVRAAALKLGQELCGMLHRPRHATVSRSLEGTEAQVFKAKFKNWDDVLTVDYTRNAEAVLQSPGLSGKVKRDAEKKDQMKADLTALFLPRQPPMSLAEAEQLMEEWNEDLDGMEGFVLEGKKFARLPEEEFGHFYTQDCYVFLCRYWVPVEYEEEEKKEDKEEKAEGKEGEEATAEAEEKQPEEDFQCIVYFWQGREASNMGWLTFTFSLQKKFESLFPGKLEVVRMTQQQENPKFLSHFKRKFIIHRGKRKAVQGAQQPSLYQIRTNGSALCTRCIQINTDSSLLNSEFCFILKVPFESEDNQGIVYAWVGRASDPDEAKLAEDILNTMFDTSYSKQVINEGEEPENFFWVGIGAQKPYDDDAEYMKHTRLFRCSNEKGYFAVTEKCSDFCQDDLADDDIMLLDNGQEVYMWVGTQTSQVEIKLSLKACQVYIQHMRSKEHERPRRLRLVRKGNEQHAFTRCFHAWSAFCKALA is encoded by the exons ATGGAGGCCACCGGGGTGCTGCCGTTCGTGCGTGGCGTGGACCTCAGCGGCAACGACTTCAAG GGCGGCTACTTCCCTGAGAATGTCAAGGCCATGACCAGCCTGCGGTGGCTGAAGCTGAACCGCACTGGCCTCTGCTACCTGCCCGAGGAGCTGGCCGCCCTGCAGAAGCTG GAACACTTGTCTGTGAGCCACAACAACCTGACCACGCTTCATGGGGAGCTGTCCAGCCTGCCATCGCTGCGC GCCATCGTGGCCCGAGCCAACAGTCTGAAGAATTCCGGAGTCCCCGATGACATCTTCAAGCTAGATGATCTCTCAGTCCTG GACTTGAGCCACAACCAGCTGACAGAGTGCCCGCGGGAGCTGGAGAACGCCAAGAACATGCTGGTGCTGAACCTCAGCCACAACAG CATCGACACCATCCCCAACCAGCTCTTCATCAACCTCACTGACCTACTATACCTGGACCTCAGCGAGAACCGCCTGGAGAGCCTGCCCCCGCAGATGCGCCGCCTGGTGCACCTGCAGACGCTCGTGCTCAATGGAAACCCCCTGCTGCATGCACAGCTCCG GCAGCTCCCAGCGATGACGGCCCTGCAGACCCTGCACCTGCGGAGCACCCAGCGCACCCAGAGCAACCTGCCCACCAGCCTGGAGGGTCTGAGCAACCTCGCAG ACGTGGATCTGTCCTGCAATGACCTGACACGGGTGCCCGAGTGTCTGTACACCCTCCCCAGCCTGCGCCGCCTCAACCTCAGCAGCAACCAGATCACGGAGCTGTCCCTGTGCATAGACCAGTGGGTGCACGTGGAAACTCTGAACCTGTCCCGAAATCAGCTCACCTCACTGCCC TCAGCCATTTGCAAGCTGAGCAAGCTGAAGAAGCTGTACCTGAATTCCAACAAGCTGGACTTTGACGGGCTGCCCTCAGGCATTGGCAAGCTCACCAACCTGGAAGAGTTCATGGCTGCCAACAACAACCTGGAGCTGGTCCCTGAAAGTCTCTGCAG GTGCCCAAAGCTGAGGAAACTTGTCCTGAACAAGAACCACCTGGTGACCCTCCCAGAAGCCATCCATTTCCTGACGGAGATCGAG GTCCTGGATGTGCGGGAGAACCCCAACCTGGTCATGCCGCCCAAGCCCGCAGACCGTGCCGCTGAGTGGTACAACATCGACTTCTCGCTGCAGAACCAGCTGCGGCTAGCGGGTGCCTCTCCTGCTACCgtggctgcagctgcagctg CAGGGAGTGGGCCCAAGGACCCTATGGCTCGCAAGATGCGACTGCGGAGGCGCAAGGATTCAGCCCAGGATGACCAGGCCAAGCAGGTGCTGAAGGGCATGTCAGATGTTGCCCAGGAGAAGAACAAAAAGCAGGAG GAGAGCGCAGATGCCCGGGCCCCCAGCGGGAAGGTGCGGCGTTGGGACCAGGGCCTGGAGAAGCCCCGCCTTGACTACTCCGAGTTCTTCACGGAGGACGTGGGCCAGCTGCCCGGACTGACCATCTGGCAGATAGAGAACTTCGTGCCTGTGCTGGTGGAGGAAGCCTTCCACGGCAAGTTCTACGAGGCTGACTGCTACATTGTGCTCAAG ACCTTTCTGGATGACAGCGGCTCCCTCAACTGGGAGATCTACTACTGGATTGGCGGGGAGGCCACACTCGACAAGAAAGCTTGCTCTGCCATCCACGCTGTCAACTTGCGCAACTACCTGGGTGCTGAGTGCCGCACTGTCCGGGAGGAGATGGGCGATGAGAGCGAGGAGTTCCTGCAG gtGTTTGACAACGACATCTCCTACATTGAGGGTGGAACAGCCAGTGGCTTCTACACTGTGGAAGACACACACTATGTCACCAG GATGTATCGTGTGTATGGGAAAAAGAACATCAAGTTGGAGCCTGTGCCCCTCAAGGGGACCTCTCTGGACCCAAG GTTTGTTTTCCTGCTGGACCGAGGGCTAGACATCTACGTATGGCGGGGGGCCCAGGCCACACTGAGCAGCACCACCAAGGCCAG GCTCTTTgcagagaaaattaacaagaatgaGCGGAAAGGGAAggctgagatcacactgctggTGCAGGGCCAGGagctcccagagttctgggaggCACTGGGTGGGGAGCCCTCTGAGATCAAGAAGCACGTGCCTGAAGACTTCTGGCCGCCGCAGCCCAAGCTGTACAAG GTGGGCCTGGGCTTGGGCTACCTGGAGCTGCCACAGATCAACTACAAGCTCTCCGTGGAACATAAGCAGCGTCCCAAGGTGGAGCTGATGCCAAGAATGCGGCTG CTGCAGAGTCTGCTGGACACGCGCTGCGTGTACATTCTGGACTGTTGGTCCGACGTGTTCATCTGGCTCGGCCGCAAGTCCCCGCGCCTGGTGCGCGCTGCCGCCCTCAAGCTGGGTCAGGAGCTGTGCGGGATGCTGCACCGGCCACGCCATGCCACGGTCAGCCGCAGCCTCGAGGGCACCGAGGCGCAG GTGTTCAAGGCCAAGTTCAAGAATTGGGACGATGTGTTGACGGTGGACTACACACGCAATGCGGAGGCCGTGCTGCAGAGCCCGGGTCTCTCCGGGAAGGTGAAACGCGACGCCGAGAAGAAAGACCAGATGAAGGCTGACCTCACTGCGCTTTTCCTGCCGCGGCAGCCGCCCATGTCGCTGGCCgag GCGGAGCAGCTGATGGAGGAGTGGAACGAAGACCTAGACGGCATGGAGGGTTTCGTGCTGGAGGGCAAGAAGTTTGCGCGGCTGCCGGAAGAGGAGTTTGGCCACTTCTACACGCAGGACTGCTACGTCTTCCTCTGCAG GTACTGGGTGCCTGTGGAGTacgaggaggaggaaaagaaggaagacaaggaggagaAGGCCGAGGGCAAAGAAGGCGAGGAAGCAACCGCTGAGGCAGAGGAGAAGCAGCCAGAGGAGGACTTCCAGTGCATCGTGTACTTCTGGCAGGGCCGTGAAGCCTCCAATATGGGCTGGCTCACCTTCACCTTCAGCCTGCAAAAGAAGTTCGAGAGCCTCTTCCCTGGGAAGCTGGAG GTGGTACGCATGACGCAGCAGCAGGAGAACCCCAAGTTCCTGTCCCATTTCAAGAGGAAGTTCATCATCCACCGGGGCAAGAGGAAGGCGGTCCAGGGCGCCCAACAGCCCAGCCTCTACCAGATCCGCACCAACGGCAGCGCCCTCTGCACCCG GTGCATCCAGATCAACACCGACTCCAGCCTCCTCAACTCCGAGTTCTGCTTCATCCTCAAG GTTCCCTTTGAGAGTGAGGACAACCAGGGCATCGTGTATGCCTGGGTGGGCCGGGCATCAGACCCTGACGAAGCCAAGTTGGCAGAAGACATCCTGAACACCATGTTTGACACCTCCTACAGCAAGCAG GTTATCAACGAAGGTGAGGAGCCTGAGAACTTCTTCTGGGTGGGCATTGGGGCACAGAAGCCCTATGATGACGATGCCGAGTACATGAAACACACACGTCTCTTCCG GTGCTCCAACGAGAAGGGCTACTTTGCAGTGACTGAGAAATGCTCCGACTTTTGCCAAGATGACCTGGCAGATGATGACATCATGTTGCTAGACAATGGCCAAGAG GTCTACATGTGGGTGGGGACCCAGACTAGCCAGGTGGAGATCAAGCTGAGCCTGAAGGCCTGCCAG GTATATATCCAGCACATGCGGTCCAAGGAACATGAGCGGCCGCGCCGGCTGCGCCTGGTCCGCAAGGGCAATGAGCAGCACGCCTTTACCCGCTGCTTCCACGCCTGGAGCGCCTTCTGCAAGGCCCTGGCCTAA